A genome region from Arachis duranensis cultivar V14167 chromosome 6, aradu.V14167.gnm2.J7QH, whole genome shotgun sequence includes the following:
- the LOC107491996 gene encoding uncharacterized protein LOC107491996 translates to MMRYKEEKEAKKEAFRKYLESSGAVDALTKVLVALYEQNDKPASALEFIQQKLSCPSISDYEKLQADFSDLHNKYNDLLAAHHKISKELEEMKNSHALATTSTKETTESESPKDGL, encoded by the exons ATGATGCGATACAAAGAG GAAAAAGAAGCCAAGAAGGAAGCTTTCAGAAAATACCTTGAATCCAGTGGAGCCGTCGACGCTCTCACCAAAG TTCTTGTTGCTCTTTATGAGCAAAACGACAAGCCTGCTTCTGCTCTCGA GTTCATTCAACAGAAGCTAAGCTGTCCTTCCATCTCAGATTATGAAAAGCTGCAAGCAGATTTCTCTGATCTCCACAACAAATATAATGACCTTTTGGCTGCACATCACAAAATTTCCAAAGAG TTAGAAGAAATGAAAAACTCCCATGCCTTGGCAACCACATCAACAAAGGAAACGACTGAGAGTGAATCCCCAAAAGATGGGCTCTAA